The following proteins come from a genomic window of Geminocystis sp. M7585_C2015_104:
- a CDS encoding chromophore lyase CpcT/CpeT: MSHSTDVKALARLMAADFSNQKQAWDNPPFFAHVRVCMRPLPESLLDGTSLFLEQAYDFMLNRPYRVRVFKIHVVDDHLELEHYKLKDESRFYGASRNPELLRQLTIEDLEKMPGCDMIAEWTGTHFRGYVKPGKNCIVVRNGRESYLDNSFEIDEEKLISFDRGRDPITDELLWGSVAGPFHFTRLRSFAHEVV, encoded by the coding sequence ATGAGTCACTCCACTGATGTAAAAGCCCTAGCCCGTCTGATGGCGGCGGATTTCAGCAACCAAAAACAAGCGTGGGATAATCCCCCTTTTTTCGCCCATGTGAGGGTTTGTATGCGTCCACTGCCAGAATCCCTATTGGATGGCACCAGTCTATTTTTAGAACAGGCCTATGATTTTATGTTAAATCGTCCCTATCGGGTGCGGGTTTTTAAAATCCATGTGGTAGATGATCATCTGGAATTGGAACACTACAAATTGAAAGACGAAAGTAGATTCTATGGAGCGTCCAGAAATCCAGAGTTACTGAGACAATTAACCATTGAGGACCTGGAAAAAATGCCCGGCTGTGATATGATTGCCGAATGGACTGGTACCCATTTTCGAGGTTATGTAAAACCGGGCAAGAATTGCATCGTGGTGAGAAATGGCAGGGAATCCTATTTGGATAATAGCTTTGAGATTGACGAGGAGAAGTTAATTAGTTTTGACCGTGGTAGGGATCCGATTACAGATGAATTATTGTGGGGCTCAGTGGCTGGCCCTTTCCACTTCACCCGCCTTCGGAGTTTTGCCCATGAGGTGGTGTAG
- a CDS encoding HEAT repeat domain-containing protein: MYITGNSTEKVQRLVEAVRKADSADALLKAVEELAAVKSPQAIPILIEVLGWNNPGAAVAAVDGLIAIGAPAVEPLLQNIDDYNYGARAWALRVLAGIGDIRAKDLLISAATTDFSQSVRRAATRGLGNLKWQQLPAEEKFNTQQEIFNTLLTTIGDGEWVVRYATVVAWENFYLALKADSGSLDLLAAISEELKTVCARDNEIAIQTRAKLALNRIQAGM; this comes from the coding sequence ATGTATATTACAGGAAATAGCACAGAGAAGGTACAAAGACTAGTGGAGGCAGTAAGGAAAGCGGATTCTGCAGATGCCCTACTGAAGGCAGTAGAGGAATTGGCGGCAGTTAAGTCTCCCCAAGCAATACCTATACTAATAGAAGTTTTGGGGTGGAATAACCCCGGGGCGGCGGTGGCAGCGGTAGATGGTTTAATAGCTATTGGTGCGCCTGCAGTTGAACCTCTACTTCAGAACATAGACGATTACAATTATGGCGCAAGAGCCTGGGCGTTGAGGGTGTTAGCAGGAATAGGGGATATTAGGGCAAAGGATTTACTGATTTCGGCGGCTACTACAGACTTTTCTCAAAGTGTCAGACGCGCCGCCACCAGAGGCTTAGGCAATCTTAAGTGGCAACAGCTACCCGCCGAGGAGAAATTTAATACCCAGCAGGAAATCTTTAACACCCTCCTGACTACCATTGGGGATGGGGAGTGGGTGGTGCGTTATGCTACTGTAGTAGCCTGGGAAAACTTTTACCTAGCCCTGAAAGCCGACTCTGGTAGTCTGGATTTGTTGGCGGCAATTTCTGAGGAATTAAAGACTGTCTGTGCCAGGGACAATGAGATTGCGATTCAAACCCGTGCTAAACTGGCACTAAACCGAATCCAAGCTGGAATGTAA